tttaaattatagCTCAACGGCTATTGTGCATGTAGTGctaatttgtatttaaattgttCAGGTTCAGTTGATGATATACGTGGTGGGATGGCTGTTGGAGCTATTGGACTGGCTAGTTGAACGCAATAATACTAAACTGGATGCAAAAATTTATCTGGATGGATTCGAAGTGGGAAGCAGGCATATACAAGCCCCCATGGATCGTAGCTGGAGAgagcatttttactttcattGTGCTCAGATGGCGTCAAATATCAAATTCGCTATCAACGATGTTACAAGAGAGGTTTCCGTTCAGGATATCTTGCAAAATGATGGTCAAACATGTGAATGGGTCCTGCAATTGCAAGGGATTGTTGGGCCGGCAGGTTCAAGGACCCGCGTGGTGCTGAAATTTTTGGATGCTAGAAAACACAGCGAAGGGATCGGTTCAGACTTTCATGGAGTTCGTGGCACCCACTACCCACAGAAAAATGGATGCAAGGTTACTCTTTACCAAGATGCTCACATCCCAGCTGATTACGTCGATAAAATGAGCAAGGATGGACTCGTGAATTATGAGCCGAAGCGATGCTGGGAGGACATATTTGATGCAATCAAGAAAGCAGAGAAGTTCGTATACATTGCTGGCTGGTCTCTTTACACTGAAATAACCCTCTTAAGGGATCCAACAAGGAAGACAATGGAAGAGAGACAAACTACACTTGGAGAGCTGCTCAAGAGAAAGGCAGAGAACGGACAGGTCAAAGTTGTATTGCTCATTTCCGATGATCCAACTGCGGTTGCAGGGTATGGAGGAGTGATGGGTATTCGTAGCAAAGAGGCAAAGGCATATTTTAGAGACACTAATGTGCAGTGCGTTTGGTGTTCTCGTCATAATAGTCGCGTGCTTTATAGTCATCACCAGAAGATTGTGGTGGTGGACGATAGTGATATTGGAGGAGGAATAGTGAGTTTCATTGGGGGCATTGATCTCTGCCGTGGAAGATATGATACTCCAGACCATTCACTTTTTAGAACCTTGCAAAAGAATGATGCACATAACAAAGATTTTCATCAAGCCAGTTTTGTTGGTTCTAAAATCGAAAAGGGTGGTCCTAGGGAGCCGTGGCATGACGTGCACTGTCGCCTCGAAGGGCCTGCTGCTTGTTATGTTTATGACACCTTTGTGCAGAGATGTAAGAAGGAAGGTAAAGAGGACATCCTTGTTCCCATGAACCAGCTTCGAGATTTCTTCAATTCCCCATCCCATGGCCaccaagataataataataataataaggcgTGGAATGTTCAGGTATTCAGATCTATTGATGACAAAGCTGTTCTCGACTTCCCAAAGGCTCATCATAGAAACATTACCAAAGTTGGGCCCCGGATTTTTAGaggcaaatataaaataatagatCATAGCATTGAAGATGCCTATATTGAAGCTATTAGGCGAGCAAAGAATTTCATCTATATTGAGAATGAATACTTCATAGGAAGCGATTTCGGTTGGAGTAGCAGACACAAGAAATTTAATGCTTCGAATCTAATCCCAAAGGAGATTTCACTCAAAATTGTTAGCAAGATTAAAGCCAAGGAGAAGTTCGCTGTGTATGTTGTGATTCCAATGTGGCCGGAGGGTGACCCTCATGGTGACGGTTTTGTTAGGGGTGACTTTTCTACAGTCCAGGACATGTTGCTTTTGCAGAGGAAGACAATAGAAATGATGTACAAGGACATTGTTGAAGCACTCAAAcaagagaaaattaaggaagatCCTCAGAGATATTTGTCATTCTTCTGCCTTGGGAATCGAGAGGTCAGAAAACATGGTGAATATCAACCTCAACGAACGCCACATAGGGATTTGCATTACATGAACGCTCAGACGAGTAGGCGATTCATGATTTATGTACATTCCAAGATGATGATAGGTAAGTATATATGTACTTTGTTCATGCATATTCTTGAGGTTTAATTAGTTCTTTATAGTCTTTTCTAATTTAGTAATTATgtcttttactttatttttacaGTTGATGATGAATACATAATCATTGGATCTGCCAACATCAACCACAGATCAATGCAAGGTGGTAGAGACACTGAGATTGCCATGGGAGCTTATCAACCCTCCTATCTGGCTAGCGGGCAAAATGGTGCAACGGGGCAGATCCACGGTTTCCGCATGTCCTTGTGGTTGGAGCATCTTGGAATATGTGAAAGAACCTTCATCAACCCTGAAAGTAAAGAATGTGTTAGTAGGGTGAACCAACTTGCTGAAAAGTATTGGAAATCGTATTCTGCAGGATCATTTGATACTGACCTTCCAGGCCATCTGCTCCGCTATCCTATTCAAATTTCTAACGATGGAACTGTGCAAGAACTTCCAGGATTCCAGTACTTCCCAGACACCTTTGCCACTATTCTAGGGAAACAAAGTCCTCTCATGCACAACACGTAATCAACCATTACCATTCATATTAAATAATGTCCCCAGTATATGCTCGTGCTTTGTGCTGCATGAGTAATGCATGTCTCTGTGTGCGTGTTTTTCCTAGTTATTGTTTCTTAAACAAAGGCCCATTTTGACAAAGAAGACAATATGAATAATCTAGTCAGTTCACTCGTCTACTTAATTAAGTGTTGGAATTCGAATCTCGTCTAGTACATGTAGTAATCGATTAGCCAGTAACACACTCTTAAATGGAACTTAAATTtgcaactaattaaaaaaaaaagacatatagAAGGAATTGTTTGTTTCTAAGATTTTGATTTGATAAGGTTTTAGTTTTATGTTTGTTCCTGTTGGATTTTGATTTGCTAAAGTTTTAGTTTTATGTAACTGAGTGACCGTTTGTTGGCCATCAATAATAATGTCAAAGGGGATCTAACCTTCAGTTACGTAACTTATTCATTTTTTTGGATCAAGTATTTACAACtatctaaaaaaaatccaaaagcttttctattcaatcattaTACTTCTTCTTTTTGATAAATATCTCATCCAAACACATCTTTTTATTTACCGAGCCTACAAAGATAATTACAAAgtttgattgattatatatttaattatttatatgtttttcacTTGAGAATTTTATCATACGTGATTGATTGTATGTTCTTGTTTCCCGCTTTCTTTTAcgctttctttttatatttatttttagttttagttttatatttatttttcattatctaatagatttatatcttaattatttaatttattaatatttttttatttaactaatttaatattatactattaagTCNNNNNNNNNNNNNNNNNNNNNNNNNNNNNNNNNNNNNNNNNNNNNNNNNNNNNNNNNNNNNNNNNCTAAACAAGCTATAAATTATtggtattttataattttataatgcactattgatattgttattttttatgtaattatcatattaaaataaaattgtgaaaaaaattataattatatatatatatatattgataaattttttaaaaaactaactctaataactatatgtttattatttttatggaatgaaaaaaattatttaaaatttagctcttctatattaaattttttagatttgtcctatatatagcattattcaaaaaattataattaattaacaaatataattttttttatttttttacgatAAATTTGATAGGCCAAAGATTAAACTTTCGTGAAACTAAATTCTATTTAAACTCGATGGCTTTTTAATTAGTTAGCTTTAAACCCTACtgttagagaatcattagaatcaatttagatcaattagcatcgtctatatttatatagcatATCTGTACATTAATTGTAGAATTCTATGtctttattactttgattcatttagcacctataaataccccttatATATTGTACCTGACACACAACTCAATAATACACTTTTCACATCATTTTCTCAGTCTCTTGTTTCTATCATGGTATCAAGAGCTTAGGTCTTTTttttcaatgaatattagttcatAGCCCCTTTGTTTTTTCCTTGTCGGCAGTGTTCTTTGGCCTCCTATTTCGTTCTCTTTTTGACGCTTTGGTTCGTCACCCCCATAACCCTCTTGTTCGTCTTGTCGCCGTGATTCCAACGCAACCATAACCGTCGCCATCAGCCGCCGGACGCGCCGCCGAAAGACGCTGCCACGACCAGCTTGATCTTCCTTCCAGATTCCACCCGTGCCTCTTTGCTCGAAATTTTCGAGCTGTTTCCGACGCTTTGGTTCGTCACCTCCGGTATCATCGTGTTCTTCTCTccgtcagctttccaacgccgccAAAATCGCCGCCAACGACCACCGCACGCGCCTCCACGCGCCGTCAGAACATTGCTGTCCACCACCATTCTTTCTCATCCAGAGGCTTCAGCAGCCGTTGGATCTTCGTGCAGATCGGACGTCCCTGGAGCGTCCACGTGTCACAAGGTAAGCTGGTTGGCAACCCTGACCCGCGACGACCCGACCCGACCCGACCTTTGACCCGCGTGCCACCTGTGCGCCAACGTGCCTCCTTCCGCCTATCCGGTGCTGCCACGTGTCGTCACTCGCTGACGTGGCGCTAACGCATCGTTGACGTGGCGCTGACGTGGCTGCCAAGTGGACCCTCCCTAAGGTTTTTTGGTGAGCTCTTTCCGATTCCGCGCTCTGTTTTCTCGTTTTCTGCCCCGAATTTGcagttttcttcttcctttactATTTCTTCTATTACTATGGAAAAACCGGATGTCTTTCAACCTATCCCTGTTATTCTTAATGGCTCCAACTATGCACATTGGGTTGAAGCCATGCGAGGATTTCTTAAAGGGAGAAAATTATGGCGATATGTAACTGGTGATATTGCTTGTCCTATTAAGCCAACTGTATCCAAAGATGGTGCCTCCAAATCCAAGGAGGATGCTGAGAAGGAGAAGGACTATGCAGAGAAATTGGAAGATTGGGATAGTAAAAATCATCAGATTATCACTTGGTTCCGCAACACTTCTACTCCATCACCGTTTTTTACTAACCCAAATGTTGATCTCTTTCCTAGTGATGATACTACAGAGTCTACCCCAAGTCCACCACTCGAGGCTCCTGATCCTTCACCTTCTCCATCTCCCGATGATTCCAGTCCGGACGGCGATCCCACTCCTAGCGTCATGCCTCCTCCTCCCACTCGTTCTTCTAGGGTAAGGAATCCCcctcctcatcttcttgatTATCATTGCTTTTCTACTATTCTTCATCAACATGAACCTAAGTCATTCAGAAAAGCCTCCACAAATCCAAATTGGCAACAAGCAATGCAGGAAGAAATACAGGCACTTGAAAAAGCACACACTTGGGATTTGGTTGATCCTCCTTCTGATCAGGAAGTTGTGGGCAGTAGATGGGTATACAAGATCAAGACTCGCTCTGATGGCTCTATTGACCGTTATAAGGCACGATTGGTTGCTCAAGGTTGTACGCAAGAGTATGGTATTGATTATGAAGAGACTTTTGCTCCTGTTGCTCGCCTTACGTCTGTTAGAGCTCTCCTTGCCATTGCTGCGGTTAAAAGATGGTCTCTCAATCAGATGGATGTGAAGAATGCATTTCTTAATGGGGATTTGAAACAGAGAGTCTATATGAAACCACCTCCAGGATATCCTTGTCCTTCCAGTAAGGTTTGTCTCCTTCGCAAGGCACTTTATGGACTTAAGCAAGCTCCTCGTGAATGGTTTGACAAGTTCAGTACTACCATATGCAGTCTTGGCTTTATTTCTAGTCCTCATGAGAATGCGCTTTTCATTCGTAAAAGCGACCGTGGagttgttcttctacttttgtatgttgatgacatgatcattACTGGAGATGATGTTGATGGTATCTCTGATCTCAAGACCTCACTTCAGCGTACCTTTGAAATGAAGGA
The genomic region above belongs to Arachis duranensis cultivar V14167 unplaced genomic scaffold, aradu.V14167.gnm2.J7QH unplaced_Scaffold_165934, whole genome shotgun sequence and contains:
- the LOC107478073 gene encoding phospholipase D alpha 2-like, producing the protein MAVTPVLLHGTLEVTIVHEVRHNNPNKTPSIWVQLMIYVVGWLLELLDWLVERNNTKLDAKIYLDGFEVGSRHIQAPMDRSWREHFYFHCAQMASNIKFAINDVTREVSVQDILQNDGQTCEWVLQLQGIVGPAGSRTRVVLKFLDARKHSEGIGSDFHGVRGTHYPQKNGCKVTLYQDAHIPADYVDKMSKDGLVNYEPKRCWEDIFDAIKKAEKFVYIAGWSLYTEITLLRDPTRKTMEERQTTLGELLKRKAENGQVKVVLLISDDPTAVAGYGGVMGIRSKEAKAYFRDTNVQCVWCSRHNSRVLYSHHQKIVVVDDSDIGGGIVSFIGGIDLCRGRYDTPDHSLFRTLQKNDAHNKDFHQASFVGSKIEKGGPREPWHDVHCRLEGPAACYVYDTFVQRCKKEGKEDILVPMNQLRDFFNSPSHGHQDNNNNNKAWNVQVFRSIDDKAVLDFPKAHHRNITKVGPRIFRGKYKIIDHSIEDAYIEAIRRAKNFIYIENEYFIGSDFGWSSRHKKFNASNLIPKEISLKIVSKIKAKEKFAVYVVIPMWPEGDPHGDGFVRGDFSTVQDMLLLQRKTIEMMYKDIVEALKQEKIKEDPQRYLSFFCLGNREVRKHGEYQPQRTPHRDLHYMNAQTSRRFMIYVHSKMMIVDDEYIIIGSANINHRSMQGGRDTEIAMGAYQPSYLASGQNGATGQIHGFRMSLWLEHLGICERTFINPESKECVSRVNQLAEKYWKSYSAGSFDTDLPGHLLRYPIQISNDGTVQELPGFQYFPDTFATILGKQSPLMHNT